In the genome of Calothrix sp. PCC 6303, the window AGGGGCAGGGAGCAGGAATATATTATCGTATAAATCCCTCTTCTCTCTTTCTTCTCTTCTCTGCGCCCCTCTGCGCTTCCCTTCGCGCCCCACCCTGCGGGAAGCCGCAAAAGCGTCTACTGCGTTAAAAATATTATATTTATTTAAAATGCACATCCCCGAAAAACCCAAACCAAACTGGTTTCCCCCTTTTGCCCTCTTAGCACCATCGGGAATCTGGCTACTACTGCTACTCGTCCTACCAACATTAATTATTTTCCAGTTAAGCCTAGTACCAGGAATACGTCCAGGACAAATAGTCAACCCCAGCAGCATCGCCAATTATAGCCGAATATTTAACCCCATTTACATCCAAGTAATCACGCGATCGCTTTACTTGTCCATCGGTACTACCATCATCTGCTTATTCCTGGGTTTCCCCATCGCCTACTGGATTGCCCAAATTGTCCCCCAACGTTGGCGCAACATCTTATTACTCGCCTTCGTTTTACCATTATGGACATCATCCCTACTGCGTACCTACGCTTGGATCACCATACTACGTCCCACAGGATTACTCAACACCCTACTTACCAGCACCGGATTACCCCCACTCAACCTCCTCAACCAAACATCAGCAGTATTTATTGGTATGAGTTACAGCTTACTTCCCTATATGATTTTAATCCTGTACTCATCCCTGGAAAAAATCGACAGACGCTTGCTAGAAGCCGCATCAGATCTAGGTGCAAACCCAATTCAAGTTTTTTTTCAAATCATAGTACCCCAAAGTTTCACCGGAATCTTCGCTAGTTGTTTTTTGGTATTCATTTCATGTTTAGGCGATTTTATCAACCCTGAACTTTTGGGGGGTGCATCCAGCATGACAGCAGCGAGGTTGGTTTATAATCAATTTCTAGGTGCCACCCAAAACTGGGGATTTGGTTCCGCTTTGAGTATGACATTAATTGCTTTGGTTAGTATAGCGATCGCGCTTTTAATCAAATTTGGTGATGAGAAAATCAGCTAGCCAAAAAAGTTAGATATTAAGAATAAATACTCTTGACTTTTAAGATTTGACTAAAAATGCTTATCTAGAAAAATAAATTTTAACAATACCTGACAGCGCAAGCGATCGCGTAAGTAAGATAGAAGGGTAAGCACCCCAAAAAATCACCAATGACTTCAACGCTGACGAAATTACCTCGTCTCAATACTCCAAAACTACACCGACTACCTAGCGGATTAACGATAGTTGCGGAACAAATGCCCCTAGAAGCTGTTAATCTCAGTTTGTGGCTAAATGTCGGTAGCCGTGTCGAACCAGATACAATAAATGGGATGGCTCATTTCCTCGAACACATGATTTTTAAGGGGACTGAGCGGTTAGTAAGTGGAGAATTTGAGCGACGGATTGAGGAAAGGGGTGCTGTAACTAATGCGGCAACAAGTCAAGATTATACCCATTACTACATTACTACTGCACCTCAAGATTTTGCGGAGTTAGCACCGCTACATATTGAACTAGTTAATAACCCTAGTATCCGAGATGAGGCTTTTGAGCGAGAACGCTTGGTAGTGCTGGAAGAAATTCGTCGCAGTGAAGACAGTCCCCAGCGAAGAATTTTTCAGTGGGTGATGGATATGGCATTTGAACGCTTACCATACCGACGTTCAGTATTAGGACCAGAAGCTGTAATTTCCCAACTTCAACCTCAGCAAATGCGTGATTTCCACGCAGGTTGGTATCAACCCTCATCCATGACAGCGGTAGCTGTGGGAAATTTGCCAGTAGAGGAGTTAATTGAGATTGTTTCAGCGGGTTTTGCGGATGCAACTAAACACAAACAACCAGGAATTCCTCACCAAGAAATACCGAGTTATCCAGAACCTGCATTTACAGAGGTTGTGCGTCAGGAATACGTGGATGAAACTATCCAACAAGCTAGATTGACAATGCTGTGGAGAGTTCCAGGATTAGAAAATTTAGATGAAACCTACGCTTTAGATGTATTGTCGGGGATTTTGGGGCAAGGACGTACTTCTCGCTTGGTGAGTGAACTGCGGGAAGATTTGGGTTTAGTTTCCTATGTCTCAGCAAGTAATATGTCCTTTAGTCATCAAGGAATATTCTTGATTTCCACACATTGTGATGTGGAAAACTTGGAAATAGTGGAGGAGAAAATTATTCAACATCTCCGCACCTTGCAAACCGAAATCGTGAAAGCATCAGAAATTGATCGGGTTTGTAAACAGGTAGCAAACAGATTTATATTTGGAAATGAGACACCAAGCGATCGCGCAAATCTCTACGGCTATTATCAGTCATTAATGGGAGATTTGGAACCAGCAATGGGGTATGTAGAAAGAATGCGATCGCAAAATGCCACAAACCTCCTAAAATCCGTTCAAAAATATCTCTCTCCCGATGCATATGGAGTAGTTATTGTCAAGCCAAAACCCTAATTTCCCCGCCATGTGGACTGAAATTGATTTCCAAATTAGTCAAGTAACAGGTAGTAAATTTCACACCCAGCAACGAAAATCAGTTGCTGGAGGTTGCATCAACCAAGGTTATCAAATCAGCAATGGTGAACAAACCTACTTTGTGAAACTCAATCAAGCATCCCAAATTCACATGTTTGAAGCTGAATTTTTGGGGTTACAGCAAATGTTTGCTACCCAAACTATCCGCATCCCCAAACCACTATGTTGGGGAATTGCAGGTAATTCTAGCTACATAGTATTAGAGTGGCTAGAAATGGGTAGCGGCAACGCCAAACCTTGGGAAGAAATGGGTAAAAAACTAGCGATGTTGCACAAAACAACCAGCCAACAGGGTTTTGGTTGGGATCTAAATAACACCATTGGTTCTACACCCCAAATCAACACCTGGACAAACAACTGGGCAGAATTTTACGCAAAGCACCGTTTAGAATATCAATTTCAGCAAGCATTACGTCGTGGGGGAAACTTTCCCCAACACCAGCAACTTCTCGCAGCCATTCCCCAACTTTTGGCAGATTATCAACCTCAACCATCATTAGTTCATGGAGATTTATGGGGTGGAAACGCTGGATTTACAGTTTCTGGGGAACCAGTTATTTTTGATCCAGCCACATACTACGGTGATAGGGAAGTGGATATTGCCATGACGGAACTTTTTGGTGGCTTTCCCACAGAATTTTATCAGGGTTATAACCAGGAATTTCCCCTGGATTCAGGCTATAGCAAGAGAAAAACACTTTATAATCTTTATCATATAGTCAACCACTTTAACCTTTTTGGTGGTGGTTACAATTCCCAAGCAAATCGCATGATTTCTCAGATTTTAACTATTGAAGACCTCAGAAACCAGGTTTCACCAGATTGATAAGCAAATAAGCAAACACTAAAACCCAAAGAAACCTGGTTTTCAACGCAAACAAATCAACCCGCAGCAACCTTAAGAAAAATGTAATTTTTTACTCCTTTTTTATTGATTAATTTACGTAATAACCGATTATGACAGTTAAGGGTGCCGAATCTGGGTTTCAAAGCCATACAAAATCTAGGTTTCAACATTTTCCTCTGTACTATACATAGAAGTAGAAAGCTCCAAAATAAGTTTTTAATTTGCCCTTTGTGAGGGAAATGCACCTGGTTTAACCGCAATTTGCACAGTTTTACCACCACGCTCAACTTGCAATTGAACAGGAACACCGATTTGGCTATTTTCTACCAACTTCTGTACTTCTTCAATTTTGTTCACAGGTTGATTATTGATGCTACGAATGATGTCACCGGGTTTCAGTCCAGCGATAGATGCAGGGGAACGGGGAACAATATCCACCAGTAAAACACCCTTTTCAGTGGTCAAATTGATATTTAATCTGCTGATGACCCGTTCTCGGATTTCAGGTGTTAATGTCACCATTTGAACACCTAAATAGGGGTGATCAACTCGACCCTTAGTGATTAATTGTTGGGCAATACGTTGTGCAGTATTAATGGGAATCGCAAAACCCAATCCTTGAGCATTACGAATAATTGCCGTGTTCATCCCGATTACTTGACCACGAGCATTTAATAGAGGTCCTCCAGAATTCCCAGGGTTAATAGCTGCATCAGTTTGAATATAATCAACCCGTTTATCGGTAGCACCAATATCACTGCTAGAGCGACCTGTAGCACTGAGGATGCCGGAGGTGACAGTATTATTTAAACCAAGGGGATTTCCAATGGCAATGACAGCTTCTCCTGGCTGTAAACTATCTGAGTTACCGAGTGCGACGGTGGGTAGACTATCACCGTCAATTTGAATCACTGCAACATCGGTTACAGCGTCCTCTCCTAAAACCTTCCCGTCAACGGTGCGACCATCTTTGAAGGTGACAGTCACGGCATCAGCACCATCAACTACATGGGAATTTGTCAAAATTTGTCCACTGGCATTAATAATAAACCCGGAACCGCTGCCACGTTCAACACGTTCTCTAGGTTCTCCAGAACTACCTCCACCACCAAAAAAACGTCGGAAAAACGGATCTTCAAATTCATCCGAATTCGCAGAAGGTTTAATGGTGCGGGCAGAATCGATGCGAACTACTGCTGGACCGACCTTTTGAACCACTCCAACAACAAAATTGGGATCCCCTCCACCACTGGAAATAATCGGGGGTGGTACTGGGGTATTCAGTAGTACAGAAGAATCTGGGGAGTTAAGGGTATCCGGTTTATTCCCCAAAACACTGCTCCCGGTTTTTGCACAACTACTAACGGAAGTTAACACAACACTACTTAATACCAATAATAACAATCGCTTGATTGCCGGCTTTAGCCTCAGAGTTTTTGTATAAATATATTCATTGACTATACTGTGGTCGTTTGATTCCATATGTACTTGGTTCTCCGTGTGAATCAGTAGGTGGTAGGATATTGCCTACCGTGACAAGTTTAAAAGGGATTAAAAGTTATAAGTTTTTTTAAATCGGAAGCAGTATTTACTAAATCAGTAATTTATCTCAATTTGCACATCTATCATTACCTAAAATGTCCTCGCCAAAGTATTACTTCAGGTTAATTTGCCTAAAATCACGGTGAGTTAACAATTTTAAGGGACTTCCAATTAAATAATTATCCAATTTTCCATTCTG includes:
- a CDS encoding fructosamine kinase family protein, whose protein sequence is MWTEIDFQISQVTGSKFHTQQRKSVAGGCINQGYQISNGEQTYFVKLNQASQIHMFEAEFLGLQQMFATQTIRIPKPLCWGIAGNSSYIVLEWLEMGSGNAKPWEEMGKKLAMLHKTTSQQGFGWDLNNTIGSTPQINTWTNNWAEFYAKHRLEYQFQQALRRGGNFPQHQQLLAAIPQLLADYQPQPSLVHGDLWGGNAGFTVSGEPVIFDPATYYGDREVDIAMTELFGGFPTEFYQGYNQEFPLDSGYSKRKTLYNLYHIVNHFNLFGGGYNSQANRMISQILTIEDLRNQVSPD
- a CDS encoding M16 family metallopeptidase, which gives rise to MTSTLTKLPRLNTPKLHRLPSGLTIVAEQMPLEAVNLSLWLNVGSRVEPDTINGMAHFLEHMIFKGTERLVSGEFERRIEERGAVTNAATSQDYTHYYITTAPQDFAELAPLHIELVNNPSIRDEAFERERLVVLEEIRRSEDSPQRRIFQWVMDMAFERLPYRRSVLGPEAVISQLQPQQMRDFHAGWYQPSSMTAVAVGNLPVEELIEIVSAGFADATKHKQPGIPHQEIPSYPEPAFTEVVRQEYVDETIQQARLTMLWRVPGLENLDETYALDVLSGILGQGRTSRLVSELREDLGLVSYVSASNMSFSHQGIFLISTHCDVENLEIVEEKIIQHLRTLQTEIVKASEIDRVCKQVANRFIFGNETPSDRANLYGYYQSLMGDLEPAMGYVERMRSQNATNLLKSVQKYLSPDAYGVVIVKPKP
- a CDS encoding ABC transporter permease, whose translation is MHIPEKPKPNWFPPFALLAPSGIWLLLLLVLPTLIIFQLSLVPGIRPGQIVNPSSIANYSRIFNPIYIQVITRSLYLSIGTTIICLFLGFPIAYWIAQIVPQRWRNILLLAFVLPLWTSSLLRTYAWITILRPTGLLNTLLTSTGLPPLNLLNQTSAVFIGMSYSLLPYMILILYSSLEKIDRRLLEAASDLGANPIQVFFQIIVPQSFTGIFASCFLVFISCLGDFINPELLGGASSMTAARLVYNQFLGATQNWGFGSALSMTLIALVSIAIALLIKFGDEKIS
- a CDS encoding HhoA/HhoB/HtrA family serine endopeptidase yields the protein MESNDHSIVNEYIYTKTLRLKPAIKRLLLLVLSSVVLTSVSSCAKTGSSVLGNKPDTLNSPDSSVLLNTPVPPPIISSGGGDPNFVVGVVQKVGPAVVRIDSARTIKPSANSDEFEDPFFRRFFGGGGSSGEPRERVERGSGSGFIINASGQILTNSHVVDGADAVTVTFKDGRTVDGKVLGEDAVTDVAVIQIDGDSLPTVALGNSDSLQPGEAVIAIGNPLGLNNTVTSGILSATGRSSSDIGATDKRVDYIQTDAAINPGNSGGPLLNARGQVIGMNTAIIRNAQGLGFAIPINTAQRIAQQLITKGRVDHPYLGVQMVTLTPEIRERVISRLNINLTTEKGVLLVDIVPRSPASIAGLKPGDIIRSINNQPVNKIEEVQKLVENSQIGVPVQLQVERGGKTVQIAVKPGAFPSQRAN